One genomic region from Anaerolineae bacterium encodes:
- a CDS encoding alpha/beta fold hydrolase, which translates to MTAQQRIIPSAEPFFFPAGKTTCLLVHGFTATPKEMRWMGEYLHHEGFTVLGVRLAGHATRPEDLLRVRWEDWLASVEDGWHVLRSAGYGPIVVAGLSLGGALSLLFGARYPVAGVIAIAAPYRLRRHPLFPLLRPLSLVKRYFPKHGPPDLRDPVALRERIAYPVNPVRAVAEVRDLLAVLREELPRVQVPVLLAHSRNDTYVPPENMEHIYAALGTADKTKVWVENSGHIVTRDADRQIVFRAAAAFVRRVTTQKA; encoded by the coding sequence ATGACGGCCCAACAACGCATCATCCCCTCGGCCGAGCCTTTTTTCTTTCCCGCCGGGAAGACGACCTGTTTGCTGGTGCACGGTTTTACCGCCACGCCCAAAGAAATGCGCTGGATGGGCGAGTACCTGCACCACGAAGGGTTCACCGTGCTGGGCGTACGCCTGGCCGGACACGCCACCCGTCCAGAAGATTTGCTGCGGGTGCGCTGGGAAGACTGGCTGGCCTCGGTCGAAGACGGCTGGCATGTGCTGCGCAGCGCCGGCTACGGGCCCATCGTGGTAGCCGGCCTATCCCTGGGTGGGGCTTTGTCCCTGCTCTTCGGCGCCCGCTACCCCGTGGCCGGGGTCATCGCCATCGCCGCGCCTTACCGCTTACGCCGTCACCCGCTCTTTCCGCTCCTCCGGCCCCTGAGCCTGGTGAAGCGTTACTTCCCCAAACACGGGCCTCCAGACCTGCGCGACCCGGTGGCCCTGCGCGAGCGCATCGCCTACCCCGTCAACCCGGTGCGTGCCGTGGCCGAGGTGCGCGACCTGCTGGCCGTGCTGCGCGAGGAACTGCCCCGGGTTCAGGTGCCGGTGTTGCTGGCCCACTCCCGCAACGACACCTATGTTCCACCGGAGAACATGGAACACATCTACGCCGCCTTAGGCACCGCCGACAAGACCAAAGTGTGGGTGGAGAACAGCGGCCACATTGTCACCCGCGACGCCGACCGTCAGATCGTTTTCCGCGCTGCCGCCGCGTTCGTGCGCCGCGTGACCACGC